One genomic segment of Carassius carassius chromosome 21, fCarCar2.1, whole genome shotgun sequence includes these proteins:
- the LOC132097075 gene encoding C-type natriuretic peptide 3-like isoform X1 translates to MISNSISIFCVSSLLLLNLVGAKPVTSLQQSLKELLDEEVNMPFVESGESVMEQKDARSEKSALDEQMWESDARNSALAGKDSAIERLLGDLLSTSKRSWSRFKKGGMRSCFGVRLERIGSFSGLGC, encoded by the exons ATGATCTCCAACAGCATCTCTATTTTCTGCGTGTCTTCACTTCTACTTTTAAACTTGGTCGGTGCCAAACCAGTCACCAGTTTACAG CAGAGTCTTAAGGAGTTGTTAGATGAAGAAGTGAACATGCCGTTTGTGGAGTCGGGGGAGTCGGTGATGGAGCAGAAAGATGCGAGATCCGAGAAGAGCGCGCTGGATGAGCAAATGTGGGAATCAGATGCGCGCAACTCTGCGCTGGCTGGAAAAGATAGCGCCATCGAGCGTCTTCTAGGCGACTTGCTGTCCACTTCCAAGCGCTCCTGGAGTCGATTCAAGAAAGGCGGGATGAGGAGCTGCTTTGGGGTCAGACTCGAAAGAATCGGGTCTTTTAGCGGACTCGGGTGTTAA
- the LOC132097074 gene encoding brain natriuretic peptide-like, translating into MKSIDILLVGLLLLFSVQLMIAFPLQNTALTTEERDVLKLLLQRLEESILASSQEQTLMRVGEEEDNPEQTRVEPQPKTDMRDYLSARDLRTVRQDSKRYSGCFGRKLDRIGSMSSLGCNTAGRSGSKW; encoded by the exons ATGAAATCGATTGACATTCTTCTAGTCGGCCTTCTCTTGCTCTTCAGCGTTCAGCTCATGATCGCGTTCCCGCTGCAAAACACAGCCTTAACCACCGAGGAGAGGGATGTCTTAAAG CTTCTTCTACAGCGACTGGAGGAGTCCATTCTCGCTTCTTCCCAAGAACAAACACTGATGAGAGTGGGAGAAGAGGAGGATAATCCTGAACAAACTCGCGTTGAACCTCAACCCAAGACCGACATGAGGGACTATCTGTCTGCTCGGGACTTGAGGACAGTCCGGCAAGACTCCAAGAGATATTCCGGGTGTTTCGGGCGCAAACTGGACAGAATCGGCTCCATGTCGTCCCTGGGTTGCAACACGGCCGGACGCTCAG GTTCTAAGTGGTGA
- the LOC132097073 gene encoding natriuretic peptides A-like: MIRGLILTGLLVLLWHQMDVHAHMLSRHSPVTNMAKLKSLLQQFEEALATEEAPERAVDYEDSNTALEQSPASVSWDRDRERDRDREEDTNPSDGFETQRKRLIDLLMSTRSKRLSGCFGGRLDRIGSSSTLGCNSQKG, encoded by the exons ATGATCAGAGGACTTATTCTCACAGGACTACTGGTCCTGCTTTGGCACCAGATGGATGTACATGCGCACATGTTGAGCAGACACAGTCCCGTCACCAACATGGCCAAACTGAAG AGCTTGCTGCAGCAGTTTGAGGAGGCCCTGGCCACAGAAGAGGCTCCTGAGAGAGCCGTCGATTATGAGGACAGCAACACGGCGCTGGAGCAGAGCCCGGCTTCTGTGTCCtgggacagagacagagaaagagacagggaCCGAGAGGAGGACACTAACCCCTCGGATGGATTTGAGACACAGAGAAAGCGCCTCATAGATCTCCTCATGTCAACCCGGAGCAAAAGACTGTCTGGCTGTTTCGGGGGACGGCTGGACCGCATAGGGTCCTCCAGCACCCTTGGGTGCAACTCTCAAAAAGGTTAG
- the LOC132097075 gene encoding C-type natriuretic peptide 3-like isoform X2: MISNSISIFCVSSLLLLNLVGAKPVTSLQSLKELLDEEVNMPFVESGESVMEQKDARSEKSALDEQMWESDARNSALAGKDSAIERLLGDLLSTSKRSWSRFKKGGMRSCFGVRLERIGSFSGLGC, encoded by the exons ATGATCTCCAACAGCATCTCTATTTTCTGCGTGTCTTCACTTCTACTTTTAAACTTGGTCGGTGCCAAACCAGTCACCAGTTTACAG AGTCTTAAGGAGTTGTTAGATGAAGAAGTGAACATGCCGTTTGTGGAGTCGGGGGAGTCGGTGATGGAGCAGAAAGATGCGAGATCCGAGAAGAGCGCGCTGGATGAGCAAATGTGGGAATCAGATGCGCGCAACTCTGCGCTGGCTGGAAAAGATAGCGCCATCGAGCGTCTTCTAGGCGACTTGCTGTCCACTTCCAAGCGCTCCTGGAGTCGATTCAAGAAAGGCGGGATGAGGAGCTGCTTTGGGGTCAGACTCGAAAGAATCGGGTCTTTTAGCGGACTCGGGTGTTAA